In a single window of the Helicoverpa zea isolate HzStark_Cry1AcR chromosome 9, ilHelZeax1.1, whole genome shotgun sequence genome:
- the LOC124633437 gene encoding lethal(2) giant larvae protein isoform X1 has product MAGRMLKFIRGKGQQPSAERQKLQNELFAFRKTVQHGFPHRASALAWDPLLRVVALGTATGALKVYGRPGVELYGQHTNSDSSVTQIHFIPGTGRLVSLSDDNSLHLWEINEKSLVELKTYIFEGKNKKISSLCVESTGKHLLIGTEGGNIYNLDLNTFAVTEDVIYQDVVMQNCPEDFKVNPGAVEALCEHPKVPSRLLIGYNRGLVVLWDRLAAAPTHTFVSNQQLESLCWNDEGEHFTSSHNDGSYVTWEVAGANSDRPLKEPITPYGPYPCKAINKILNRTSVDGDEITIYAGGMPRASYSDKYTVTVQQGEKHVAFDFTSRVIDFFTTTPVPPDGVPLQEDRPDTPAQMQLQTVNQVAAALVVLAEEELVVIDLCDDRWRPLRLPYLVSIHASAVTTAQLVDNVASNVYENIVAAGQQQSENVYSESAWPISGGVAETPEHAERQLLLTGHEDGSVRFWDVSGVAMTPLYKYTTAQLFSGEEIGENNDSQTDEEEWPPFRRVGTFDPYSDDPRLAVKRVILCPLSGMLTIGGAAGHIVIASLKTSSNTAEVKSVTVNIVSDRDGFVWKGHDQLTLRSGSLTFPQGYQASSVLQLVPPAAVTALAAQWEWGVVCGGTAHGLALLDALACRPLLHKCTLNPHDHSGAGDTPISRRKSFKKSLRESFRRLRKGRSQRRQTTTSSPTSPTQPIPKKPTDKAASDTDAELKPVERAIEARPTDDGFGSMVRCLYFARTFLINTQNSTPTLWAGTNNGTVYAFTITVPNTNKRKDEPVTCQLAKEIQLKHRAPVIGITVLDGAAVPLPEPLEVERGVSPLPESGTQRVVITSEEQFKVFTLPSLKPHNKYKLTAHEGARVRRTAFAWFECPGAAGGLHREWCLLCLTNLGDCLVLSPELRRQLNAAAVRKEDINGISSLCFSKRGEALYLHSSSELQRITLSATKVTIAQCHIILSPWAAALRGAVEEPPLTNGEHKEESSEAPHDVTAASADITVDSVRDHTQAPPDNQAAPELNINLQNSQVNTSSMVVKTTTRTTVSDTNGDGTTTTTTTNSTSENILEHSREEGVITRIETGTVTVPAGTDPKLILEMFDRQRSPLAVPVPPQPAAAETN; this is encoded by the exons ACAGTACAACACGGCTTTCCTCACAGAGCATCAGCGCTAGCATGGGACCCCCTCCTCAGGGTGGTAGCGCTTGGCACAGCCACCGGCGCCCTGAAGGTCTACGGAAGACCAGGCGTCGAGCTCTATGGACAGCACACAAACTCAGACTCTAGCGTCACACAGATACACTTTATTCCCG GCACAGGCCGACTAGTATCACTATCAGACGACAACAGCCTCCACTTATGGGAGATAAACGAGAAATCCCTCGTGGAGCTGAAGACATACATATTCGAAGGCAAGAATAAGAAGATATCGTCCCTATGCGTCGAGTCTACGGGGAAGCACCTGTTGATCGGTACTGAGGGAGGGAACATATACAACCTGGACCTTAACACGTTCGCCGTCACCGAAGATGTGATATATCAGGATGTTGTTATGCAGAA TTGTCCAGAAGACTTCAAAGTGAACCCCGGCGCAGTGGAAGCTCTCTGCGAGCACCCGAAGGTCCCGTCGCGACTGCTCATAGGCTACAACCGAGGCCTCGTCGTGTTATGGGACCGTTTGGCCGCGGCGCCAACGCACACATTCGTCTCCAACCAGCAGCTGGAGAGCTTGTGTTGGAATGATGAAG GCGAGCACTTCACATCGTCCCACAACGACGGGTCCTACGTAACATGGGAGGTGGCCGGAGCCAACAGCGACCGGCCTCTGAAGGAACCCATCACGCCGTACGGACCCTACCCCTGCAAGGCCATCAACAAGATCTTGAACAGGACCAGCGTTGATGGCGATGAGATCACTATTTATGCGG GTGGTATGCCACGAGCTTCATACTCCGACAAATACACAGTCACAGTACAACAGGGAGAGAAACACGTCGCATTCGATTTTACTAGCCGA GTAATCGATTTCTTCACAACGACCCCGGTGCCTCCGGACGGCGTGCCGCTACAGGAGGACCGGCCCGACACTCCCGCGCAGATGCAGTTGCAAACCGTCAACCAAGTCGCCGCTGCTTTG GTTGTATTAGCAGAAGAAGAGTTAGTAGTAATAGACCTATGCGACGATCGCTGGCGTCCTCTCCGCCTACCGTACCTCGTGTCTATTCACGCGTCCGCCGTCACTACCGCACAGTTGGTCGACAATGTTGCATCCAATGTTTATGAGAATATCGTCGCTGCTG GTCAACAGCAAAGCGAAAACGTCTACTCTGAAAGCGCATGGCCGATCTCCGGCGGCGTCGCGGAGACTCCCGAGCACGCGGAGCGACAACTGCTACTCACGGGGCACGAAGACGGCTCCGTGAGGTTCTGGGACGTTAGCGGAGTCGCCATGACTCCTCTCTACAAGTATACTACGGCACAGCTGTTCAG tgGTGAAGAAATAGGCGAGAACAATGACAGTCAGACCGACGAAGAGGAATGGCCTCCTTTCAGACGAGTGGGAACTTTCGACCCCTATAGTGACGATCCAAGACTTGCTGTCAAACGG GTAATCCTATGCCCACTTTCCGGAATGCTGACAATCGGTGGTGCCGCTGGTCACATTGTTATCGCGAGCCTCAAGACCTCATCAAACACTGCTGAAGTTAAG TCTGTGACAGTGAACATCGTATCAGATCGCGACGGCTTTGTGTGGAAGGGACACGATCAGCTGACTTTAAGATCAGGATCACTAACATTCCCACAAGGATATCAG GCGAGCTCGGTGCTGCAGCTGGTCCCCCCGGCGGCGGTGACGGCGCTGGCGGCGCAGTGGGAGTGGGGCGTGGTGTGCGGCGGCACGGCGCACGGGCTGGCGCTGCTGGACGCGCTGGCCTGCCGCCCGCTGCTGCACAAGTGCACGCTCAACCCGCACG ATCATTCCGGTGCTGGCGACACGCCAATTTCAAGAAGAAAGTCGTTCAAGAAGTCCCTGAGGGAGTCGTTCAGAAGACTGCGGAAAGGAAGGTCACAGCGGCGACAGACTACCACGTCGAGCCCCACTTCACCCACACAA CCAATCCCGAAAAAGCCCACAGACAAGGCGGCATCAGACACGGACGCGGAATTAAAGCCCGTAGAGCGGGCGATCGAAGCGAGACCTACGGATGACGGGTTCGGCTCTATGGTGCGCTGTCTATACTTCGCTAGGACATTCCTTATTAACA CACAAAACTCAACACCAACCCTATGGGCGGGCACAAACAACGGCACAGTGTACGCGTTCACGATAACCGTCCCCAACACGAACAAGAGGAAAGACGAGCCCGTCACCTGCCAGCTCGCCAAGGAGATACAGCTCAAGCACCGCGCCCCCGTCATCGGCATCACCGTGCTCGACGGAGCTGCCGTGCCGCTGCCTGAGCCGCTAGAG GTTGAGCGCGGCGTGTCGCCGCTGCCGGAGAGCGGCACGCAGCGCGTGGTGATCACGTCGGAGGAGCAGTTCAAGGTGTTCACGCTGCCGTCGCTCAAGCCGCACAACAAGTACAAGCTCACCGCGCACGAGGGCGCCAGG GTCCGTCGCACAGCGTTCGCGTGGTTCGAGTGTCCCGGAGCAGCAGGCGGGCTGCACCGCGAGTGGTGCCTGCTGTGCCTCACCAACCTCGGCGACTGCCTCGTGCTCAGCCCCGAGCTGCGCCGACAGCTCAACGCCGCCGCCGTGCGCAAGGAGGACATCAA TGGCATTTCAAGTTTATGCTTCTCGAAACGAGGCGAAGCTCTCTACTTGCATTCTTCGTCGGAATTACAACGGATCACTTTATCTGCTACTAAG GTGACGATAGCACAGTGCCACATAATTCTGTCGCCGTGGGCGGCCGCGCTGCGTGGTGCAGTAGAAGAACCGCCGCTAACGAATGGCGAACACAAG GAGGAGTCATCAGAAGCGCCTCACGACGTGACAGCGGCGTCGGCCGACATCACAGTAGACTCCGTACGCGACCACACGCAAGCACCGCCCGACAACCAAGCTGCGCCCGAACTTAATATTAACTTACAG AACTCGCAAGTAAACACATCGTCTATGGTAGTGAAGACTACCACGCGCACCACGGTCAGCGATACCAACGGTGACGGTACAACCACCACCACCACTACCAACAGCACCAGCGAGAACA tCCTAGAGCACAGTCGCGAGGAAGGAGTCATCACGCGCATCGAG ACGGGCACAGTGACGGTCCCGGCCGGCACCGACCCCAAGCTGATCCTCGAGATGTTTGACCGCCAGCGCTCGCCGCTCGCCGTGCCCGTGCCGCCGCAGCCCGCCGCCGCCGAGACCAACTAA
- the LOC124633437 gene encoding lethal(2) giant larvae protein isoform X2 yields the protein MLKFIRGKGQQPSAERQKLQNELFAFRKTVQHGFPHRASALAWDPLLRVVALGTATGALKVYGRPGVELYGQHTNSDSSVTQIHFIPGTGRLVSLSDDNSLHLWEINEKSLVELKTYIFEGKNKKISSLCVESTGKHLLIGTEGGNIYNLDLNTFAVTEDVIYQDVVMQNCPEDFKVNPGAVEALCEHPKVPSRLLIGYNRGLVVLWDRLAAAPTHTFVSNQQLESLCWNDEGEHFTSSHNDGSYVTWEVAGANSDRPLKEPITPYGPYPCKAINKILNRTSVDGDEITIYAGGMPRASYSDKYTVTVQQGEKHVAFDFTSRVIDFFTTTPVPPDGVPLQEDRPDTPAQMQLQTVNQVAAALVVLAEEELVVIDLCDDRWRPLRLPYLVSIHASAVTTAQLVDNVASNVYENIVAAGQQQSENVYSESAWPISGGVAETPEHAERQLLLTGHEDGSVRFWDVSGVAMTPLYKYTTAQLFSGEEIGENNDSQTDEEEWPPFRRVGTFDPYSDDPRLAVKRVILCPLSGMLTIGGAAGHIVIASLKTSSNTAEVKSVTVNIVSDRDGFVWKGHDQLTLRSGSLTFPQGYQASSVLQLVPPAAVTALAAQWEWGVVCGGTAHGLALLDALACRPLLHKCTLNPHDHSGAGDTPISRRKSFKKSLRESFRRLRKGRSQRRQTTTSSPTSPTQPIPKKPTDKAASDTDAELKPVERAIEARPTDDGFGSMVRCLYFARTFLINTQNSTPTLWAGTNNGTVYAFTITVPNTNKRKDEPVTCQLAKEIQLKHRAPVIGITVLDGAAVPLPEPLEVERGVSPLPESGTQRVVITSEEQFKVFTLPSLKPHNKYKLTAHEGARVRRTAFAWFECPGAAGGLHREWCLLCLTNLGDCLVLSPELRRQLNAAAVRKEDINGISSLCFSKRGEALYLHSSSELQRITLSATKVTIAQCHIILSPWAAALRGAVEEPPLTNGEHKEESSEAPHDVTAASADITVDSVRDHTQAPPDNQAAPELNINLQNSQVNTSSMVVKTTTRTTVSDTNGDGTTTTTTTNSTSENILEHSREEGVITRIETGTVTVPAGTDPKLILEMFDRQRSPLAVPVPPQPAAAETN from the exons ACAGTACAACACGGCTTTCCTCACAGAGCATCAGCGCTAGCATGGGACCCCCTCCTCAGGGTGGTAGCGCTTGGCACAGCCACCGGCGCCCTGAAGGTCTACGGAAGACCAGGCGTCGAGCTCTATGGACAGCACACAAACTCAGACTCTAGCGTCACACAGATACACTTTATTCCCG GCACAGGCCGACTAGTATCACTATCAGACGACAACAGCCTCCACTTATGGGAGATAAACGAGAAATCCCTCGTGGAGCTGAAGACATACATATTCGAAGGCAAGAATAAGAAGATATCGTCCCTATGCGTCGAGTCTACGGGGAAGCACCTGTTGATCGGTACTGAGGGAGGGAACATATACAACCTGGACCTTAACACGTTCGCCGTCACCGAAGATGTGATATATCAGGATGTTGTTATGCAGAA TTGTCCAGAAGACTTCAAAGTGAACCCCGGCGCAGTGGAAGCTCTCTGCGAGCACCCGAAGGTCCCGTCGCGACTGCTCATAGGCTACAACCGAGGCCTCGTCGTGTTATGGGACCGTTTGGCCGCGGCGCCAACGCACACATTCGTCTCCAACCAGCAGCTGGAGAGCTTGTGTTGGAATGATGAAG GCGAGCACTTCACATCGTCCCACAACGACGGGTCCTACGTAACATGGGAGGTGGCCGGAGCCAACAGCGACCGGCCTCTGAAGGAACCCATCACGCCGTACGGACCCTACCCCTGCAAGGCCATCAACAAGATCTTGAACAGGACCAGCGTTGATGGCGATGAGATCACTATTTATGCGG GTGGTATGCCACGAGCTTCATACTCCGACAAATACACAGTCACAGTACAACAGGGAGAGAAACACGTCGCATTCGATTTTACTAGCCGA GTAATCGATTTCTTCACAACGACCCCGGTGCCTCCGGACGGCGTGCCGCTACAGGAGGACCGGCCCGACACTCCCGCGCAGATGCAGTTGCAAACCGTCAACCAAGTCGCCGCTGCTTTG GTTGTATTAGCAGAAGAAGAGTTAGTAGTAATAGACCTATGCGACGATCGCTGGCGTCCTCTCCGCCTACCGTACCTCGTGTCTATTCACGCGTCCGCCGTCACTACCGCACAGTTGGTCGACAATGTTGCATCCAATGTTTATGAGAATATCGTCGCTGCTG GTCAACAGCAAAGCGAAAACGTCTACTCTGAAAGCGCATGGCCGATCTCCGGCGGCGTCGCGGAGACTCCCGAGCACGCGGAGCGACAACTGCTACTCACGGGGCACGAAGACGGCTCCGTGAGGTTCTGGGACGTTAGCGGAGTCGCCATGACTCCTCTCTACAAGTATACTACGGCACAGCTGTTCAG tgGTGAAGAAATAGGCGAGAACAATGACAGTCAGACCGACGAAGAGGAATGGCCTCCTTTCAGACGAGTGGGAACTTTCGACCCCTATAGTGACGATCCAAGACTTGCTGTCAAACGG GTAATCCTATGCCCACTTTCCGGAATGCTGACAATCGGTGGTGCCGCTGGTCACATTGTTATCGCGAGCCTCAAGACCTCATCAAACACTGCTGAAGTTAAG TCTGTGACAGTGAACATCGTATCAGATCGCGACGGCTTTGTGTGGAAGGGACACGATCAGCTGACTTTAAGATCAGGATCACTAACATTCCCACAAGGATATCAG GCGAGCTCGGTGCTGCAGCTGGTCCCCCCGGCGGCGGTGACGGCGCTGGCGGCGCAGTGGGAGTGGGGCGTGGTGTGCGGCGGCACGGCGCACGGGCTGGCGCTGCTGGACGCGCTGGCCTGCCGCCCGCTGCTGCACAAGTGCACGCTCAACCCGCACG ATCATTCCGGTGCTGGCGACACGCCAATTTCAAGAAGAAAGTCGTTCAAGAAGTCCCTGAGGGAGTCGTTCAGAAGACTGCGGAAAGGAAGGTCACAGCGGCGACAGACTACCACGTCGAGCCCCACTTCACCCACACAA CCAATCCCGAAAAAGCCCACAGACAAGGCGGCATCAGACACGGACGCGGAATTAAAGCCCGTAGAGCGGGCGATCGAAGCGAGACCTACGGATGACGGGTTCGGCTCTATGGTGCGCTGTCTATACTTCGCTAGGACATTCCTTATTAACA CACAAAACTCAACACCAACCCTATGGGCGGGCACAAACAACGGCACAGTGTACGCGTTCACGATAACCGTCCCCAACACGAACAAGAGGAAAGACGAGCCCGTCACCTGCCAGCTCGCCAAGGAGATACAGCTCAAGCACCGCGCCCCCGTCATCGGCATCACCGTGCTCGACGGAGCTGCCGTGCCGCTGCCTGAGCCGCTAGAG GTTGAGCGCGGCGTGTCGCCGCTGCCGGAGAGCGGCACGCAGCGCGTGGTGATCACGTCGGAGGAGCAGTTCAAGGTGTTCACGCTGCCGTCGCTCAAGCCGCACAACAAGTACAAGCTCACCGCGCACGAGGGCGCCAGG GTCCGTCGCACAGCGTTCGCGTGGTTCGAGTGTCCCGGAGCAGCAGGCGGGCTGCACCGCGAGTGGTGCCTGCTGTGCCTCACCAACCTCGGCGACTGCCTCGTGCTCAGCCCCGAGCTGCGCCGACAGCTCAACGCCGCCGCCGTGCGCAAGGAGGACATCAA TGGCATTTCAAGTTTATGCTTCTCGAAACGAGGCGAAGCTCTCTACTTGCATTCTTCGTCGGAATTACAACGGATCACTTTATCTGCTACTAAG GTGACGATAGCACAGTGCCACATAATTCTGTCGCCGTGGGCGGCCGCGCTGCGTGGTGCAGTAGAAGAACCGCCGCTAACGAATGGCGAACACAAG GAGGAGTCATCAGAAGCGCCTCACGACGTGACAGCGGCGTCGGCCGACATCACAGTAGACTCCGTACGCGACCACACGCAAGCACCGCCCGACAACCAAGCTGCGCCCGAACTTAATATTAACTTACAG AACTCGCAAGTAAACACATCGTCTATGGTAGTGAAGACTACCACGCGCACCACGGTCAGCGATACCAACGGTGACGGTACAACCACCACCACCACTACCAACAGCACCAGCGAGAACA tCCTAGAGCACAGTCGCGAGGAAGGAGTCATCACGCGCATCGAG ACGGGCACAGTGACGGTCCCGGCCGGCACCGACCCCAAGCTGATCCTCGAGATGTTTGACCGCCAGCGCTCGCCGCTCGCCGTGCCCGTGCCGCCGCAGCCCGCCGCCGCCGAGACCAACTAA
- the LOC124633437 gene encoding lethal(2) giant larvae protein isoform X4: MAGRMLKFIRGKGQQPSAERQKLQNELFAFRKTVQHGFPHRASALAWDPLLRVVALGTATGALKVYGRPGVELYGQHTNSDSSVTQIHFIPGTGRLVSLSDDNSLHLWEINEKSLVELKTYIFEGKNKKISSLCVESTGKHLLIGTEGGNIYNLDLNTFAVTEDVIYQDVVMQNCPEDFKVNPGAVEALCEHPKVPSRLLIGYNRGLVVLWDRLAAAPTHTFVSNQQLESLCWNDEGEHFTSSHNDGSYVTWEVAGANSDRPLKEPITPYGPYPCKAINKILNRTSVDGDEITIYAGGMPRASYSDKYTVTVQQGEKHVAFDFTSRVIDFFTTTPVPPDGVPLQEDRPDTPAQMQLQTVNQVAAALVVLAEEELVVIDLCDDRWRPLRLPYLVSIHASAVTTAQLVDNVASNVYENIVAAGQQQSENVYSESAWPISGGVAETPEHAERQLLLTGHEDGSVRFWDVSGVAMTPLYKYTTAQLFSGEEIGENNDSQTDEEEWPPFRRVGTFDPYSDDPRLAVKRVILCPLSGMLTIGGAAGHIVIASLKTSSNTAEVKSVTVNIVSDRDGFVWKGHDQLTLRSGSLTFPQGYQASSVLQLVPPAAVTALAAQWEWGVVCGGTAHGLALLDALACRPLLHKCTLNPHDHSGAGDTPISRRKSFKKSLRESFRRLRKGRSQRRQTTTSSPTSPTQPIPKKPTDKAASDTDAELKPVERAIEARPTDDGFGSMVRCLYFARTFLINTQNSTPTLWAGTNNGTVYAFTITVPNTNKRKDEPVTCQLAKEIQLKHRAPVIGITVLDGAAVPLPEPLEVERGVSPLPESGTQRVVITSEEQFKVFTLPSLKPHNKYKLTAHEGARVRRTAFAWFECPGAAGGLHREWCLLCLTNLGDCLVLSPELRRQLNAAAVRKEDINGISSLCFSKRGEALYLHSSSELQRITLSATKVTIAQCHIILSPWAAALRGAVEEPPLTNGEHKEESSEAPHDVTAASADITVDSVRDHTQAPPDNQAAPELNINLQNSQVNTSSMVVKTTTRTTVSDTNGDGTTTTTTTNSTSENNGHSDGPGRHRPQADPRDV, translated from the exons ACAGTACAACACGGCTTTCCTCACAGAGCATCAGCGCTAGCATGGGACCCCCTCCTCAGGGTGGTAGCGCTTGGCACAGCCACCGGCGCCCTGAAGGTCTACGGAAGACCAGGCGTCGAGCTCTATGGACAGCACACAAACTCAGACTCTAGCGTCACACAGATACACTTTATTCCCG GCACAGGCCGACTAGTATCACTATCAGACGACAACAGCCTCCACTTATGGGAGATAAACGAGAAATCCCTCGTGGAGCTGAAGACATACATATTCGAAGGCAAGAATAAGAAGATATCGTCCCTATGCGTCGAGTCTACGGGGAAGCACCTGTTGATCGGTACTGAGGGAGGGAACATATACAACCTGGACCTTAACACGTTCGCCGTCACCGAAGATGTGATATATCAGGATGTTGTTATGCAGAA TTGTCCAGAAGACTTCAAAGTGAACCCCGGCGCAGTGGAAGCTCTCTGCGAGCACCCGAAGGTCCCGTCGCGACTGCTCATAGGCTACAACCGAGGCCTCGTCGTGTTATGGGACCGTTTGGCCGCGGCGCCAACGCACACATTCGTCTCCAACCAGCAGCTGGAGAGCTTGTGTTGGAATGATGAAG GCGAGCACTTCACATCGTCCCACAACGACGGGTCCTACGTAACATGGGAGGTGGCCGGAGCCAACAGCGACCGGCCTCTGAAGGAACCCATCACGCCGTACGGACCCTACCCCTGCAAGGCCATCAACAAGATCTTGAACAGGACCAGCGTTGATGGCGATGAGATCACTATTTATGCGG GTGGTATGCCACGAGCTTCATACTCCGACAAATACACAGTCACAGTACAACAGGGAGAGAAACACGTCGCATTCGATTTTACTAGCCGA GTAATCGATTTCTTCACAACGACCCCGGTGCCTCCGGACGGCGTGCCGCTACAGGAGGACCGGCCCGACACTCCCGCGCAGATGCAGTTGCAAACCGTCAACCAAGTCGCCGCTGCTTTG GTTGTATTAGCAGAAGAAGAGTTAGTAGTAATAGACCTATGCGACGATCGCTGGCGTCCTCTCCGCCTACCGTACCTCGTGTCTATTCACGCGTCCGCCGTCACTACCGCACAGTTGGTCGACAATGTTGCATCCAATGTTTATGAGAATATCGTCGCTGCTG GTCAACAGCAAAGCGAAAACGTCTACTCTGAAAGCGCATGGCCGATCTCCGGCGGCGTCGCGGAGACTCCCGAGCACGCGGAGCGACAACTGCTACTCACGGGGCACGAAGACGGCTCCGTGAGGTTCTGGGACGTTAGCGGAGTCGCCATGACTCCTCTCTACAAGTATACTACGGCACAGCTGTTCAG tgGTGAAGAAATAGGCGAGAACAATGACAGTCAGACCGACGAAGAGGAATGGCCTCCTTTCAGACGAGTGGGAACTTTCGACCCCTATAGTGACGATCCAAGACTTGCTGTCAAACGG GTAATCCTATGCCCACTTTCCGGAATGCTGACAATCGGTGGTGCCGCTGGTCACATTGTTATCGCGAGCCTCAAGACCTCATCAAACACTGCTGAAGTTAAG TCTGTGACAGTGAACATCGTATCAGATCGCGACGGCTTTGTGTGGAAGGGACACGATCAGCTGACTTTAAGATCAGGATCACTAACATTCCCACAAGGATATCAG GCGAGCTCGGTGCTGCAGCTGGTCCCCCCGGCGGCGGTGACGGCGCTGGCGGCGCAGTGGGAGTGGGGCGTGGTGTGCGGCGGCACGGCGCACGGGCTGGCGCTGCTGGACGCGCTGGCCTGCCGCCCGCTGCTGCACAAGTGCACGCTCAACCCGCACG ATCATTCCGGTGCTGGCGACACGCCAATTTCAAGAAGAAAGTCGTTCAAGAAGTCCCTGAGGGAGTCGTTCAGAAGACTGCGGAAAGGAAGGTCACAGCGGCGACAGACTACCACGTCGAGCCCCACTTCACCCACACAA CCAATCCCGAAAAAGCCCACAGACAAGGCGGCATCAGACACGGACGCGGAATTAAAGCCCGTAGAGCGGGCGATCGAAGCGAGACCTACGGATGACGGGTTCGGCTCTATGGTGCGCTGTCTATACTTCGCTAGGACATTCCTTATTAACA CACAAAACTCAACACCAACCCTATGGGCGGGCACAAACAACGGCACAGTGTACGCGTTCACGATAACCGTCCCCAACACGAACAAGAGGAAAGACGAGCCCGTCACCTGCCAGCTCGCCAAGGAGATACAGCTCAAGCACCGCGCCCCCGTCATCGGCATCACCGTGCTCGACGGAGCTGCCGTGCCGCTGCCTGAGCCGCTAGAG GTTGAGCGCGGCGTGTCGCCGCTGCCGGAGAGCGGCACGCAGCGCGTGGTGATCACGTCGGAGGAGCAGTTCAAGGTGTTCACGCTGCCGTCGCTCAAGCCGCACAACAAGTACAAGCTCACCGCGCACGAGGGCGCCAGG GTCCGTCGCACAGCGTTCGCGTGGTTCGAGTGTCCCGGAGCAGCAGGCGGGCTGCACCGCGAGTGGTGCCTGCTGTGCCTCACCAACCTCGGCGACTGCCTCGTGCTCAGCCCCGAGCTGCGCCGACAGCTCAACGCCGCCGCCGTGCGCAAGGAGGACATCAA TGGCATTTCAAGTTTATGCTTCTCGAAACGAGGCGAAGCTCTCTACTTGCATTCTTCGTCGGAATTACAACGGATCACTTTATCTGCTACTAAG GTGACGATAGCACAGTGCCACATAATTCTGTCGCCGTGGGCGGCCGCGCTGCGTGGTGCAGTAGAAGAACCGCCGCTAACGAATGGCGAACACAAG GAGGAGTCATCAGAAGCGCCTCACGACGTGACAGCGGCGTCGGCCGACATCACAGTAGACTCCGTACGCGACCACACGCAAGCACCGCCCGACAACCAAGCTGCGCCCGAACTTAATATTAACTTACAG AACTCGCAAGTAAACACATCGTCTATGGTAGTGAAGACTACCACGCGCACCACGGTCAGCGATACCAACGGTGACGGTACAACCACCACCACCACTACCAACAGCACCAGCGAGAACA ACGGGCACAGTGACGGTCCCGGCCGGCACCGACCCCAAGCTGATCCTCGAGATGTTTGA